The Malus sylvestris chromosome 12, drMalSylv7.2, whole genome shotgun sequence genome contains a region encoding:
- the LOC126593604 gene encoding ubiquitin-conjugating enzyme E2 28-like has translation MASKRILKELKDLQKDPPTSCSAGPVAEDMFHWQATIMGPPDSPYAGGVFLVTIHFPPDYPFKPPKVAFRTKVFHPNINSNGSICLDILKEQWSPALTISKVLLSICSLLTDPNPDDPLVPEIAHMYKTDRAKYESTARSWTQKYSMG, from the exons ATGGCGTCGAAACGCATCTTGAAAGAGCTCAAGGATTTGCAGAAGGATCCTCCGACTTCTTGCAGCGCAG GTCCTGTGGCTGAGGACATGTTTCATTGGCAAGCAACGATTATGGGACCCCCTGATAGCCCATATGCAGGAGGTGTATTCCTGGTCACGATTCATTTCCCTCCAGATTATCCTTTCAAGCCCCCTAAG GTTGCATTTAGGACTAAGGTCTTTCACCCGAATATCAATAGCAATGGAAGCATTTGTCTTGATATCTTAAAAGAGCAATGGAGCCCAGCACTTACTATCTCTAAG GTATTGCTCTCAATCTGCTCATTGCTGACTGACCCAAATCCTGATGACCCTCTCGTGCCGGAGATTGCCCACATGTACAAAACTGATCGAGCCAAGTACGAATCTACTGCACGTAGCTGGACTCAGAAGTATTCAATGGGTTGA
- the LOC126592891 gene encoding E3 ubiquitin-protein ligase BRE1-like isoform X2 has protein sequence MEDDKKKKKRNKKKKNKQGEATDDVSVSGNGQVSQAAGDVHSDDALSVGNGQVSEAGAGARSDAVRDGDGYVNGKKHESNGTESRLLAESEKKWLQREFLQATLEETIKQLQIEKDVYIQKEATLKDTVKQLRNENASRIQKEATLHDTIKQMRDETDSHTQKEAGLQMENEHLQSEKVLWLQKEVGLEDKIGRLVDEKGTLHLEKTSLQEKFKHLEGDRETWTLKEDSFKGTLATLNDDIARLRAQVSELEQSRNNLVQENQQLMENISSLQLQIKNLESVYSTPASDKLAKASEHEELNSQVEAACSLVEKLVAENAELVEKVNELYGELDRRSLTVELASTTESNTPVVPPETASVIDPVSLSTEDMSTSDEKLDSPKVVPIKQEMHSNGNMDSEHDALVPELPVSDEVSEIVQIPLDENEVRNLEVSLENDKNAGVPLVVAPLIGAPFRLMSYVARYVSGADLVNKGSA, from the exons ATGGAGGAcgataagaagaagaagaagaggaacaagaagaagaagaacaagcagGGCGAGGCCACCGACGATGTTTCTGTTTCCGGCAACGGACAAGTTTCTCAGGCAGCCGGAGATGTTCATTCCGACGATGCCTTGTCCGTCGGCAATGGCCAGGTTTCAGAGGCCGGTGCGGGTGCTCGTTCCGATGCTGTGCGAGACGGAGACGGATATGTGAATGGGAAGAAGCATGAGAGCAATGGCACGGAATCT AGATTATTAGCTGAATCTGAGAAAAAATGGCTCCAAAGAGAG TTTTTACAGGCTACATTAGAAGAAACAATCAAACAATTACAAATCGAAAAGGACGTATATATACAGAAGGAG GCTACATTAAAGGATACTGTTAAACAATTACGGAATGAGAATGCTTCGCGTATACAGAAAGAG GCAACATTACATGATACAATTAAGCAAATGCGGGATGAAACGGATTCACATACACAGAAAGAG GCTGGTCTACAGATGGAAAATGAACATTTACAGAGCGAAAAAGTTTTGTGGCTTCAGAAAGAG GTTGGATTAGAGGACAAAATTGGTCGGTTAGTAGATGAAAAAGGCACTTTGCATTTGGAAAAG ACAAGCTTACAGGAAAAGTTTAAACATCTTGAGGGAGATAGAGAGACCTGGACTCTAAAGGAG GATTCGTTTAAAGGAACGTTAGCAACTCTGAATGACGATATTGCTAGATTACGAGCACAG GTGTCGGAATTGGAACAATCCAGGAATAATCTTGTACAAGAAAATCAACAGCTGATGGAAAACATTTCTAGTTTGCAGTTGCAAATTAAGAATCTTGAGAGTGTCTACTCTACTCCAGCATCAGACAAACTTGCAAAG GCTTCGGAACATGAGGAATTGAACTCTCAGGTTGAAGCAGCATGTTCACTAGTTGAGAAATTAGTTGCAGAGAATGCAGAGCTTGTTGAGAAG GTGAATGAGTTGTATGGTGAACTTGACCGACGGAGCCTCACAGTTGAACTTGCTTCAACAACAGAATCTAATACACCAGTTGTACCTCCTGAAACTGCCAGTGTCATTGATCCCGTGTCCCTATCCACTGAGGATATGTCGACGTCAGATGAGAAGCTTGATTCCCCCAAAGTTGTTCCAATCAAACAGGAGATGCATAGTAATGGTAACATGGATTCTGAACATGATGCTTTAGTTCCAGAACTGCCAGTATCcgatgaagttagtgaaattgTTCAAATTCCGTTGGATGAGAATGAAGTCAGAAATCTAGAGGTGTCTCTCGAGAATGACAAAAATGCCGGTGTGCCACTCGTAGTAGCTCCCCTGATTGGTGCTCCTTTCCGGTTAATGTCATATGTTGCTAGATATGTTAGCGGTGCTGACTTGGTTAACAAGGGATCTGCTTAA
- the LOC126592891 gene encoding E3 ubiquitin-protein ligase BRE1-like isoform X4: MEDDKKKKKRNKKKKNKQGEATDDVSVSGNGQVSQAAGDVHSDDALSVGNGQVSEAGAGARSDAVRDGDGYVNGKKHESNGTESRLLAESEKKWLQREFLQATLEETIKQLQIEKDVYIQKEATLKDTVKQLRNENASRIQKEATLHDTIKQMRDETDSHTQKEAGLQMENEHLQSEKVLWLQKEVGLEDKIGRLVDEKGTLHLEKTSLQEKFKHLEGDRETWTLKEVSELEQSRNNLVQENQQLMENISSLQLQIKNLESVYSTPASDKLAKQASEHEELNSQVEAACSLVEKLVAENAELVEKVNELYGELDRRSLTVELASTTESNTPVVPPETASVIDPVSLSTEDMSTSDEKLDSPKVVPIKQEMHSNGNMDSEHDALVPELPVSDEVSEIVQIPLDENEVRNLEVSLENDKNAGVPLVVAPLIGAPFRLMSYVARYVSGADLVNKGSA, from the exons ATGGAGGAcgataagaagaagaagaagaggaacaagaagaagaagaacaagcagGGCGAGGCCACCGACGATGTTTCTGTTTCCGGCAACGGACAAGTTTCTCAGGCAGCCGGAGATGTTCATTCCGACGATGCCTTGTCCGTCGGCAATGGCCAGGTTTCAGAGGCCGGTGCGGGTGCTCGTTCCGATGCTGTGCGAGACGGAGACGGATATGTGAATGGGAAGAAGCATGAGAGCAATGGCACGGAATCT AGATTATTAGCTGAATCTGAGAAAAAATGGCTCCAAAGAGAG TTTTTACAGGCTACATTAGAAGAAACAATCAAACAATTACAAATCGAAAAGGACGTATATATACAGAAGGAG GCTACATTAAAGGATACTGTTAAACAATTACGGAATGAGAATGCTTCGCGTATACAGAAAGAG GCAACATTACATGATACAATTAAGCAAATGCGGGATGAAACGGATTCACATACACAGAAAGAG GCTGGTCTACAGATGGAAAATGAACATTTACAGAGCGAAAAAGTTTTGTGGCTTCAGAAAGAG GTTGGATTAGAGGACAAAATTGGTCGGTTAGTAGATGAAAAAGGCACTTTGCATTTGGAAAAG ACAAGCTTACAGGAAAAGTTTAAACATCTTGAGGGAGATAGAGAGACCTGGACTCTAAAGGAG GTGTCGGAATTGGAACAATCCAGGAATAATCTTGTACAAGAAAATCAACAGCTGATGGAAAACATTTCTAGTTTGCAGTTGCAAATTAAGAATCTTGAGAGTGTCTACTCTACTCCAGCATCAGACAAACTTGCAAAG CAGGCTTCGGAACATGAGGAATTGAACTCTCAGGTTGAAGCAGCATGTTCACTAGTTGAGAAATTAGTTGCAGAGAATGCAGAGCTTGTTGAGAAG GTGAATGAGTTGTATGGTGAACTTGACCGACGGAGCCTCACAGTTGAACTTGCTTCAACAACAGAATCTAATACACCAGTTGTACCTCCTGAAACTGCCAGTGTCATTGATCCCGTGTCCCTATCCACTGAGGATATGTCGACGTCAGATGAGAAGCTTGATTCCCCCAAAGTTGTTCCAATCAAACAGGAGATGCATAGTAATGGTAACATGGATTCTGAACATGATGCTTTAGTTCCAGAACTGCCAGTATCcgatgaagttagtgaaattgTTCAAATTCCGTTGGATGAGAATGAAGTCAGAAATCTAGAGGTGTCTCTCGAGAATGACAAAAATGCCGGTGTGCCACTCGTAGTAGCTCCCCTGATTGGTGCTCCTTTCCGGTTAATGTCATATGTTGCTAGATATGTTAGCGGTGCTGACTTGGTTAACAAGGGATCTGCTTAA
- the LOC126592891 gene encoding E3 ubiquitin-protein ligase BRE1-like isoform X1: MEDDKKKKKRNKKKKNKQGEATDDVSVSGNGQVSQAAGDVHSDDALSVGNGQVSEAGAGARSDAVRDGDGYVNGKKHESNGTESRLLAESEKKWLQREFLQATLEETIKQLQIEKDVYIQKEATLKDTVKQLRNENASRIQKEATLHDTIKQMRDETDSHTQKEAGLQMENEHLQSEKVLWLQKEVGLEDKIGRLVDEKGTLHLEKTSLQEKFKHLEGDRETWTLKEDSFKGTLATLNDDIARLRAQVSELEQSRNNLVQENQQLMENISSLQLQIKNLESVYSTPASDKLAKQASEHEELNSQVEAACSLVEKLVAENAELVEKVNELYGELDRRSLTVELASTTESNTPVVPPETASVIDPVSLSTEDMSTSDEKLDSPKVVPIKQEMHSNGNMDSEHDALVPELPVSDEVSEIVQIPLDENEVRNLEVSLENDKNAGVPLVVAPLIGAPFRLMSYVARYVSGADLVNKGSA, from the exons ATGGAGGAcgataagaagaagaagaagaggaacaagaagaagaagaacaagcagGGCGAGGCCACCGACGATGTTTCTGTTTCCGGCAACGGACAAGTTTCTCAGGCAGCCGGAGATGTTCATTCCGACGATGCCTTGTCCGTCGGCAATGGCCAGGTTTCAGAGGCCGGTGCGGGTGCTCGTTCCGATGCTGTGCGAGACGGAGACGGATATGTGAATGGGAAGAAGCATGAGAGCAATGGCACGGAATCT AGATTATTAGCTGAATCTGAGAAAAAATGGCTCCAAAGAGAG TTTTTACAGGCTACATTAGAAGAAACAATCAAACAATTACAAATCGAAAAGGACGTATATATACAGAAGGAG GCTACATTAAAGGATACTGTTAAACAATTACGGAATGAGAATGCTTCGCGTATACAGAAAGAG GCAACATTACATGATACAATTAAGCAAATGCGGGATGAAACGGATTCACATACACAGAAAGAG GCTGGTCTACAGATGGAAAATGAACATTTACAGAGCGAAAAAGTTTTGTGGCTTCAGAAAGAG GTTGGATTAGAGGACAAAATTGGTCGGTTAGTAGATGAAAAAGGCACTTTGCATTTGGAAAAG ACAAGCTTACAGGAAAAGTTTAAACATCTTGAGGGAGATAGAGAGACCTGGACTCTAAAGGAG GATTCGTTTAAAGGAACGTTAGCAACTCTGAATGACGATATTGCTAGATTACGAGCACAG GTGTCGGAATTGGAACAATCCAGGAATAATCTTGTACAAGAAAATCAACAGCTGATGGAAAACATTTCTAGTTTGCAGTTGCAAATTAAGAATCTTGAGAGTGTCTACTCTACTCCAGCATCAGACAAACTTGCAAAG CAGGCTTCGGAACATGAGGAATTGAACTCTCAGGTTGAAGCAGCATGTTCACTAGTTGAGAAATTAGTTGCAGAGAATGCAGAGCTTGTTGAGAAG GTGAATGAGTTGTATGGTGAACTTGACCGACGGAGCCTCACAGTTGAACTTGCTTCAACAACAGAATCTAATACACCAGTTGTACCTCCTGAAACTGCCAGTGTCATTGATCCCGTGTCCCTATCCACTGAGGATATGTCGACGTCAGATGAGAAGCTTGATTCCCCCAAAGTTGTTCCAATCAAACAGGAGATGCATAGTAATGGTAACATGGATTCTGAACATGATGCTTTAGTTCCAGAACTGCCAGTATCcgatgaagttagtgaaattgTTCAAATTCCGTTGGATGAGAATGAAGTCAGAAATCTAGAGGTGTCTCTCGAGAATGACAAAAATGCCGGTGTGCCACTCGTAGTAGCTCCCCTGATTGGTGCTCCTTTCCGGTTAATGTCATATGTTGCTAGATATGTTAGCGGTGCTGACTTGGTTAACAAGGGATCTGCTTAA
- the LOC126592891 gene encoding E3 ubiquitin-protein ligase BRE1-like isoform X3, with translation MEDDKKKKKRNKKKKNKQGEATDDVSVSGNGQVSQAAGDVHSDDALSVGNGQVSEAGAGARSDAVRDGDGYVNGKKHESNGTESRLLAESEKKWLQREATLEETIKQLQIEKDVYIQKEATLKDTVKQLRNENASRIQKEATLHDTIKQMRDETDSHTQKEAGLQMENEHLQSEKVLWLQKEVGLEDKIGRLVDEKGTLHLEKTSLQEKFKHLEGDRETWTLKEDSFKGTLATLNDDIARLRAQVSELEQSRNNLVQENQQLMENISSLQLQIKNLESVYSTPASDKLAKQASEHEELNSQVEAACSLVEKLVAENAELVEKVNELYGELDRRSLTVELASTTESNTPVVPPETASVIDPVSLSTEDMSTSDEKLDSPKVVPIKQEMHSNGNMDSEHDALVPELPVSDEVSEIVQIPLDENEVRNLEVSLENDKNAGVPLVVAPLIGAPFRLMSYVARYVSGADLVNKGSA, from the exons ATGGAGGAcgataagaagaagaagaagaggaacaagaagaagaagaacaagcagGGCGAGGCCACCGACGATGTTTCTGTTTCCGGCAACGGACAAGTTTCTCAGGCAGCCGGAGATGTTCATTCCGACGATGCCTTGTCCGTCGGCAATGGCCAGGTTTCAGAGGCCGGTGCGGGTGCTCGTTCCGATGCTGTGCGAGACGGAGACGGATATGTGAATGGGAAGAAGCATGAGAGCAATGGCACGGAATCT AGATTATTAGCTGAATCTGAGAAAAAATGGCTCCAAAGAGAG GCTACATTAGAAGAAACAATCAAACAATTACAAATCGAAAAGGACGTATATATACAGAAGGAG GCTACATTAAAGGATACTGTTAAACAATTACGGAATGAGAATGCTTCGCGTATACAGAAAGAG GCAACATTACATGATACAATTAAGCAAATGCGGGATGAAACGGATTCACATACACAGAAAGAG GCTGGTCTACAGATGGAAAATGAACATTTACAGAGCGAAAAAGTTTTGTGGCTTCAGAAAGAG GTTGGATTAGAGGACAAAATTGGTCGGTTAGTAGATGAAAAAGGCACTTTGCATTTGGAAAAG ACAAGCTTACAGGAAAAGTTTAAACATCTTGAGGGAGATAGAGAGACCTGGACTCTAAAGGAG GATTCGTTTAAAGGAACGTTAGCAACTCTGAATGACGATATTGCTAGATTACGAGCACAG GTGTCGGAATTGGAACAATCCAGGAATAATCTTGTACAAGAAAATCAACAGCTGATGGAAAACATTTCTAGTTTGCAGTTGCAAATTAAGAATCTTGAGAGTGTCTACTCTACTCCAGCATCAGACAAACTTGCAAAG CAGGCTTCGGAACATGAGGAATTGAACTCTCAGGTTGAAGCAGCATGTTCACTAGTTGAGAAATTAGTTGCAGAGAATGCAGAGCTTGTTGAGAAG GTGAATGAGTTGTATGGTGAACTTGACCGACGGAGCCTCACAGTTGAACTTGCTTCAACAACAGAATCTAATACACCAGTTGTACCTCCTGAAACTGCCAGTGTCATTGATCCCGTGTCCCTATCCACTGAGGATATGTCGACGTCAGATGAGAAGCTTGATTCCCCCAAAGTTGTTCCAATCAAACAGGAGATGCATAGTAATGGTAACATGGATTCTGAACATGATGCTTTAGTTCCAGAACTGCCAGTATCcgatgaagttagtgaaattgTTCAAATTCCGTTGGATGAGAATGAAGTCAGAAATCTAGAGGTGTCTCTCGAGAATGACAAAAATGCCGGTGTGCCACTCGTAGTAGCTCCCCTGATTGGTGCTCCTTTCCGGTTAATGTCATATGTTGCTAGATATGTTAGCGGTGCTGACTTGGTTAACAAGGGATCTGCTTAA
- the LOC126592891 gene encoding uncharacterized protein LOC126592891 isoform X5, whose protein sequence is MAPKRENNQFLQATLEETIKQLQIEKDVYIQKEATLKDTVKQLRNENASRIQKEATLHDTIKQMRDETDSHTQKEAGLQMENEHLQSEKVLWLQKEVGLEDKIGRLVDEKGTLHLEKTSLQEKFKHLEGDRETWTLKEDSFKGTLATLNDDIARLRAQVSELEQSRNNLVQENQQLMENISSLQLQIKNLESVYSTPASDKLAKQASEHEELNSQVEAACSLVEKLVAENAELVEKVNELYGELDRRSLTVELASTTESNTPVVPPETASVIDPVSLSTEDMSTSDEKLDSPKVVPIKQEMHSNGNMDSEHDALVPELPVSDEVSEIVQIPLDENEVRNLEVSLENDKNAGVPLVVAPLIGAPFRLMSYVARYVSGADLVNKGSA, encoded by the exons ATGGCTCCAAAGAGAG AAAATAACCAGTTTTTACAGGCTACATTAGAAGAAACAATCAAACAATTACAAATCGAAAAGGACGTATATATACAGAAGGAG GCTACATTAAAGGATACTGTTAAACAATTACGGAATGAGAATGCTTCGCGTATACAGAAAGAG GCAACATTACATGATACAATTAAGCAAATGCGGGATGAAACGGATTCACATACACAGAAAGAG GCTGGTCTACAGATGGAAAATGAACATTTACAGAGCGAAAAAGTTTTGTGGCTTCAGAAAGAG GTTGGATTAGAGGACAAAATTGGTCGGTTAGTAGATGAAAAAGGCACTTTGCATTTGGAAAAG ACAAGCTTACAGGAAAAGTTTAAACATCTTGAGGGAGATAGAGAGACCTGGACTCTAAAGGAG GATTCGTTTAAAGGAACGTTAGCAACTCTGAATGACGATATTGCTAGATTACGAGCACAG GTGTCGGAATTGGAACAATCCAGGAATAATCTTGTACAAGAAAATCAACAGCTGATGGAAAACATTTCTAGTTTGCAGTTGCAAATTAAGAATCTTGAGAGTGTCTACTCTACTCCAGCATCAGACAAACTTGCAAAG CAGGCTTCGGAACATGAGGAATTGAACTCTCAGGTTGAAGCAGCATGTTCACTAGTTGAGAAATTAGTTGCAGAGAATGCAGAGCTTGTTGAGAAG GTGAATGAGTTGTATGGTGAACTTGACCGACGGAGCCTCACAGTTGAACTTGCTTCAACAACAGAATCTAATACACCAGTTGTACCTCCTGAAACTGCCAGTGTCATTGATCCCGTGTCCCTATCCACTGAGGATATGTCGACGTCAGATGAGAAGCTTGATTCCCCCAAAGTTGTTCCAATCAAACAGGAGATGCATAGTAATGGTAACATGGATTCTGAACATGATGCTTTAGTTCCAGAACTGCCAGTATCcgatgaagttagtgaaattgTTCAAATTCCGTTGGATGAGAATGAAGTCAGAAATCTAGAGGTGTCTCTCGAGAATGACAAAAATGCCGGTGTGCCACTCGTAGTAGCTCCCCTGATTGGTGCTCCTTTCCGGTTAATGTCATATGTTGCTAGATATGTTAGCGGTGCTGACTTGGTTAACAAGGGATCTGCTTAA
- the LOC126592893 gene encoding uncharacterized protein LOC126592893 isoform X3 translates to MASPKAAGQKEAGLKAACPKLPVFPKSVEASLKWQEWLKGPSMKEIAEKMQCKFFLHEHGLTAVGTYDGLEMVRLVVEGFLVYNVDPANFMVTIEHKLSNENAKSRCKSCISFSFTEHFPECNAWFVQDAWPMVKSSLDEHSILSDLKMADRSMTISKTVKTKDPVLFLRARILLELLGSASIPASLAIEIMNGRRQHIFTRIGHQEGGLSSRFGIKEDEYTQRLVKFMAAYKDVSDLTDTTVRHVGHTVLLLGRADVVGILGRDDGLEMVRTVVKGYIVHGREHARVTEHRENKKSRKKK, encoded by the exons ATGGCTAGCCCCAAGGCGGCCGGCCAGAAGGAGGCTGGCCTGAAGGCTGCATGCCCGAAACTTCCTGTATTTCCAAAATCTGTA GAGGCAAGTTTGAAATGGCAGGAATGGCTGAAGGGCCCCAGCATGAAG GAAATAGCTGAGAAGATGCAGTGTAAATTTTTTCTACAC GAGCACGGCCTTACTGCTGTTGGTACATATGATGGTTTGGAGATGGTGAGGCTGGTAGTGGAAGGCTTCCTTGTTTACAATGTTGATCCTGCAAACTTTATGGTGACAATTGAACACAAACTATCAAATGAGAATGCTAAGAGTCGCTGCAAAAGTTGTATCAGTTTTTCTTTCACTGAGCACTTTCCTGAATGTAACG CCTGGTTTGTGCAAGATGCTTGGCCTATGGTCAAGTCTTCTTTAGATGAGCACAGCATCTTAAGCGATCTGAAAATG GCTGATCGTTCCATGACAATCTCCAAAACCGTGAAGACTAAGGACCCAGTGCTTTTTCTCAGGGCCAGGATTCTTCTTGAACTGCTAGGAAGCGCTAGTATTCCAGCTTCGCTT GCTATAGAAATTATGAACGGTCGCAGGCAACATATCTTCACGAGGATTGGGCATCAAGAAGGTGGTCTGAGCTCAAGGTTTGGGATCAAGGAG GACGAGTACACACAACGGTTGGTGAAATTTATGGCCGCTTATAAG GATGTTTCTGACTTGACAGACACGACTGTTCGTCATGTT GGTCACACTGTTCTTCTGTTGGGGCGAGCTGATGTTGTTGGTATATTGGGGCGAGATGATGGGTTGGAGATGGTGAGGACTGTGGTTAAAGGCTACATTGTTCATGGCAGGGAGCATGCACGTGTGACGGAACACAGGGAAAATAAGaagtcaagaaaaaaaaagtaa
- the LOC126592893 gene encoding uncharacterized protein LOC126592893 isoform X1 produces MQLQLFETTDTYPVISLCCCFFWAANSLDMYRPQLESSLEEQGITWTVDVDNKSTTVSVISGDQRIIDKASQILELMAKSTVDQEVILQIIDGSQQHVNLRLWNKGGLCMKFGCEEEASLKWQEWLKGPSMKEIAEKMQCKFFLHEHGLTAVGTYDGLEMVRLVVEGFLVYNVDPANFMVTIEHKLSNENAKSRCKSCISFSFTEHFPECNAWFVQDAWPMVKSSLDEHSILSDLKMADRSMTISKTVKTKDPVLFLRARILLELLGSASIPASLAIEIMNGRRQHIFTRIGHQEGGLSSRFGIKEDEYTQRLVKFMAAYKDVSDLTDTTVRHVGHTVLLLGRADVVGILGRDDGLEMVRTVVKGYIVHGREHARVTEHRENKKSRKKK; encoded by the exons ATGCAACTCCAATTATTTGAAACAACAGATACTTACCCAGTTATAagcctttgttgttgttttttctgGGCAGCAAATAGCCTAGATATGTACAGGCCGCAGTTGGAATCGTCTTTGGAAGAGCAAGGAATAACCTGGACAGTAGACGTG GACAACAAATCCACGACGGTTTCAGTAATCAGTGGGGACCAACGTATTATTGACAAGGCTTCTCAAATTCTTGAACTCATGGCCAAGAGCACTGTGGACCAGGAAGTG ATATTACAGATAATTGATGGAAGTCAGCAACATGTTAACCTTAGGCTTTGGAATAAAGGTGGTCTTTGCATGAAATTTGGTTGTGAAGAG GAGGCAAGTTTGAAATGGCAGGAATGGCTGAAGGGCCCCAGCATGAAG GAAATAGCTGAGAAGATGCAGTGTAAATTTTTTCTACAC GAGCACGGCCTTACTGCTGTTGGTACATATGATGGTTTGGAGATGGTGAGGCTGGTAGTGGAAGGCTTCCTTGTTTACAATGTTGATCCTGCAAACTTTATGGTGACAATTGAACACAAACTATCAAATGAGAATGCTAAGAGTCGCTGCAAAAGTTGTATCAGTTTTTCTTTCACTGAGCACTTTCCTGAATGTAACG CCTGGTTTGTGCAAGATGCTTGGCCTATGGTCAAGTCTTCTTTAGATGAGCACAGCATCTTAAGCGATCTGAAAATG GCTGATCGTTCCATGACAATCTCCAAAACCGTGAAGACTAAGGACCCAGTGCTTTTTCTCAGGGCCAGGATTCTTCTTGAACTGCTAGGAAGCGCTAGTATTCCAGCTTCGCTT GCTATAGAAATTATGAACGGTCGCAGGCAACATATCTTCACGAGGATTGGGCATCAAGAAGGTGGTCTGAGCTCAAGGTTTGGGATCAAGGAG GACGAGTACACACAACGGTTGGTGAAATTTATGGCCGCTTATAAG GATGTTTCTGACTTGACAGACACGACTGTTCGTCATGTT GGTCACACTGTTCTTCTGTTGGGGCGAGCTGATGTTGTTGGTATATTGGGGCGAGATGATGGGTTGGAGATGGTGAGGACTGTGGTTAAAGGCTACATTGTTCATGGCAGGGAGCATGCACGTGTGACGGAACACAGGGAAAATAAGaagtcaagaaaaaaaaagtaa
- the LOC126592893 gene encoding uncharacterized protein LOC126592893 isoform X2, with amino-acid sequence MQLQLFETTDTYPVISLCCCFFWAANSLDMYRPQLESSLEEQGITWTVDVDNKSTTVSVISGDQRIIDKASQILELMAKSTVDQEVILQIIDGSQQHVNLRLWNKGGLCMKFGCEEEASLKWQEWLKGPSMKEIAEKMQCKFFLHEHGLTAVGTYDGLEMVRLVVEGFLVYNVDPANFMVTIEHKLSNENAKSRCKSCISFSFTEHFPECNAWFVQDAWPMVKSSLDEHSILSDLKMADRSMTISKTVKTKDPVLFLRARILLELLGSASIPASLAIEIMNGRRQHIFTRIGHQEGGLSSRFGIKEDEYTQRLVKFMAAYKGHTVLLLGRADVVGILGRDDGLEMVRTVVKGYIVHGREHARVTEHRENKKSRKKK; translated from the exons ATGCAACTCCAATTATTTGAAACAACAGATACTTACCCAGTTATAagcctttgttgttgttttttctgGGCAGCAAATAGCCTAGATATGTACAGGCCGCAGTTGGAATCGTCTTTGGAAGAGCAAGGAATAACCTGGACAGTAGACGTG GACAACAAATCCACGACGGTTTCAGTAATCAGTGGGGACCAACGTATTATTGACAAGGCTTCTCAAATTCTTGAACTCATGGCCAAGAGCACTGTGGACCAGGAAGTG ATATTACAGATAATTGATGGAAGTCAGCAACATGTTAACCTTAGGCTTTGGAATAAAGGTGGTCTTTGCATGAAATTTGGTTGTGAAGAG GAGGCAAGTTTGAAATGGCAGGAATGGCTGAAGGGCCCCAGCATGAAG GAAATAGCTGAGAAGATGCAGTGTAAATTTTTTCTACAC GAGCACGGCCTTACTGCTGTTGGTACATATGATGGTTTGGAGATGGTGAGGCTGGTAGTGGAAGGCTTCCTTGTTTACAATGTTGATCCTGCAAACTTTATGGTGACAATTGAACACAAACTATCAAATGAGAATGCTAAGAGTCGCTGCAAAAGTTGTATCAGTTTTTCTTTCACTGAGCACTTTCCTGAATGTAACG CCTGGTTTGTGCAAGATGCTTGGCCTATGGTCAAGTCTTCTTTAGATGAGCACAGCATCTTAAGCGATCTGAAAATG GCTGATCGTTCCATGACAATCTCCAAAACCGTGAAGACTAAGGACCCAGTGCTTTTTCTCAGGGCCAGGATTCTTCTTGAACTGCTAGGAAGCGCTAGTATTCCAGCTTCGCTT GCTATAGAAATTATGAACGGTCGCAGGCAACATATCTTCACGAGGATTGGGCATCAAGAAGGTGGTCTGAGCTCAAGGTTTGGGATCAAGGAG GACGAGTACACACAACGGTTGGTGAAATTTATGGCCGCTTATAAG GGTCACACTGTTCTTCTGTTGGGGCGAGCTGATGTTGTTGGTATATTGGGGCGAGATGATGGGTTGGAGATGGTGAGGACTGTGGTTAAAGGCTACATTGTTCATGGCAGGGAGCATGCACGTGTGACGGAACACAGGGAAAATAAGaagtcaagaaaaaaaaagtaa